The region CGGCATTCGCGTCAGTCACGTCATTAGCCGGACGCCAGAGTCGGCACGTCGACTCGCAGATGCTGTAGGCGCCGACACGGCCTCGGATCGTCTTGTCGATGTAGGCGAAATGCCGAAGCTGCTGGTTCTCTCGGTTCCGGATGATCAGATCCCGGTGATGGCTCGGAGACTGGCGAACATCGATCTGGAGTGGGAGGGATGCACGGCGATGCACATGGCGGGCGCGCTATCGTCGGCGGTGCTCAAGCCGCTGCAGGATCGAGGAGCAGAGACGATGAGCTTCCATCCGATGATCTCGCTTCATGTGGACTCGCCAGCGGATGTTCTGAAGGGCGCGTGGATCAACATTGAGGGCGCACGGAATGCGACGGTCGTCGGGCAGTCGATGGCAGATCAAGTTGGCGCCGGCGGGCACATCGTAAGCGCCCGAGACAAAGCAGTGATTCATGTGGTCGCATCACTCGCATCGAATTACGTTGTCACTCTGTTGTCTCTCGCGGTCGACCTGCTCGGATCAACGGGCGTTGACCCGTCCGAGTACGACGTGCTGCTCAGGCCGCTTCTGTCTGGAACGATCTCGAACGTTGACTTTCAAGATCCGGGAGAAGCATTGACGGGTCCGATATCACGTGGCGATCAACAGACAGTAAGGGCACATCTGGACATCCTTCTTCATCTCCAGCCGGAGTTGATTCCTGTCGTCTCGAGTCTTGCTGCGGAAACGGTGCGTCTGGCTCTTCAGCACGGCAGAATCACAGATATTGTCGCGTCTGAACTCCTGAATCTCGTTGAAGAAGCGGTTGATTCGACGCTTTCCAGGGACTGATTTTTCGAAGGGGCTATTTCTCACAAAAGTGCCCATTTTACCGCTGAAATACAGTATTCTGGAGATCAGATTCGTGCTAACTTCTCCGCTCATGCGTGGTGAGAAGGAACCTTGGTAGTACGTTGCGGTTGTGTGCGGCCGTTCACAAGTGTGCCACAGCGCGGTAGTCGTTATATGAGTGGGATTCGAAGCAGTGTTGATGTTCTTCGGTCCAGAAAATCTTCCTCTGGACGAGCGCGGAAGACGAGATTGGAAATTCAAGCACGTCGCCCGGTTCAGGAGGCAAATCTTTTGAAGAAGTCAGAATCTTCGTACGCCGACGACATCAGGGTTCTGTGCTCTGATGGCTTCACCGGAACAGCCGACCGGATGACCGCGACTGCCGCTCTTGGGAGTGTCGAAAAGGTCATAAGCGCTGAGGTCTATCTGAAAGATGCGGCCATATCTCTTGCGCAAGAGGAGAAGCTGTCGTCATTGCTCGACGAAATGCACGACGTTGCCGATGCACTCGGGCTCTGCCAGGATCCGGGCGCGTCCGGATCGAGTCGCCCTTCGAGCGCAGGCCTCGACGAGATGAGGCCGGCACTACCGAACTGGTGGTTTGCACTGTCCGAGATGTTGCAGGTGTGCGAGCGCGAAATCGAGTTCGTCGCATCTATCGGTCGTGGTCAGCGCCGCGACGAGCCGGTGCGTCAATTGTGCAACACCGTTGTGCGCGTTCTGCGCAAGCACTACCAGGAGATGCTGGGTGAAGCCGAGGACTGGATGGACATGACCGATGCCTGACGTCGAGGACCTTCTTGCGGAGGCCGGTCCAGAAATGCAGTCTTGCTGGTCCGATCTGGAAGTCTGGCTCGGCAGTCGATTCGGTCGCGAAGTAGGCCTCGAAACTGCTCTGTTTCTCATCGGCATCCAGTCGCGCGGCAGCGGCTACGAGCCACAGTTGGAGAAGGAGGCGAAGCAGGACCTCATCATGGAGGGATCGTGCGTCGTTCTCGAGATGCTCGGCTACTATGAACGAACTGGAGATAGCTCCAGCGGGCCGGTGAACTGGTCCTGGCGGAGCGGACTCCCCCCGATGGACGTGGCGCAGCAGGAG is a window of Rhodothermales bacterium DNA encoding:
- a CDS encoding DUF2520 domain-containing protein, which encodes MTESKHDLSPVVVVGAGAAGSVLARALHDIGIRVSHVISRTPESARRLADAVGADTASDRLVDVGEMPKLLVLSVPDDQIPVMARRLANIDLEWEGCTAMHMAGALSSAVLKPLQDRGAETMSFHPMISLHVDSPADVLKGAWINIEGARNATVVGQSMADQVGAGGHIVSARDKAVIHVVASLASNYVVTLLSLAVDLLGSTGVDPSEYDVLLRPLLSGTISNVDFQDPGEALTGPISRGDQQTVRAHLDILLHLQPELIPVVSSLAAETVRLALQHGRITDIVASELLNLVEEAVDSTLSRD